The DNA region ATAAGAGATGTGTAAACTAAACCAATTAGTTCTGGCTACGATTTTCCCATTTTAAGTCGCTAAGGATAGAACTTTTTATGCCTATAAAGAAATACCATCTGGAGTATTGTCCAAAAGGGGTCCAGTTAAAGTTCATTCTAAAACTTTTAAGGTCCCTTTCAAATCGTAACTGAGTTAGGGTAAATCCTTTATTTTTAAAATCGTAACCGCTAGAGCCACCTACTTTCCAGCGAGGGGAAAGTTCAATATCTCCAGAGAACATTAAAGAGTGACTACTGAATTCATTCTGTCTGGCAGAGTTAAAATAACTGGCAGAATAGGCCAATCGAAAGTTCCACGGTATTTTAGTGGCGTATCTAGGATTTTCAATGTCCTCATCTTTGTCTTTATCGTAGTCGTCTAAGCCTCGCCTGTCGTCAAAATTATCTGCCCTACCAAAAAGGTCGTCATCTCTACCACCGCTTTGTGCTACATAATCGTAGGCACCAGTCTCTTCTTCTTGCTCCTCTTCGTCTTCCTTCCTTTTTCCAAAAGTTTCGCTATCAATGGAATATCCTACATTAATATTGGCCTGCGTTAACCTAAACAGGCTTCCTCCGTTGTCAATATTGAACTTTTCTATTCTACTCCCATTATTATCGATAGCATAAGGGTCTAAGCCTGCGGAAAAGTTAATAGACATTTTATTATCCAAAATATTGGTTCCGCCATTAATTCTAAGCGGACTCAATCTTAAAGAATCGGATTCAAAATTATACCCTGTCGAAATATTAAAATTGCTAAGAATAGGCACTTTTTTTGGTTCCGTAGCAGTGGAATCTTTATCTCTGACCTTGGCCTCTAATGTGTTCGCTAAAGAAAAGCTAAGGCTGTTACTTTTTCCTAAACTTGGTGCTCCGTTCAATGTGCCTTCAAACCGGCTGTACTGAACAATTTCTCCGGTGTCATTATTCAGGTATTCATCATAGAACTGATCAAATGAAGGGGCGTAGCCATAGCTTAAGGATGGCCGCATTACATGGCGTAAAGCTTGAATTTTCTTATCCTCTCCAAAATTAAAAGTACCGTAAACCGTTGTACCGATACTGGCACTCATATTGTATTTGTTGTAGCGGTCAAAACCGGAAATAGTATCTCTAACCACTGAACCTGTAGCTCCATCTTCACCTAATTCATACCGTTGGGTGTAAGTTTCAAGGGCCCATACATCTTCATAACTACCGCCCATTGTAACACTAAAGAATTTGGCTACTTTAAAGTTGGTACTTATGGGGATTCTATGTTTTGCGCCAACCAAAGCATTGTCAAACATTGCAGCCTTTAAAAAGTCTGCATCGTTTGTTGTCAGCGAGTTACGTGCGTTAACGTCGTACTGAAAATTAATATTTTGTATGACCCCTTTTTTGATACCATCTTTCTTGGCAAAAGGAAATATACGCTCCATACTGGCTTGAAACGTTGGTAGCGTCATCTGTATATTATCTAAATCAGGGTCGGCCCTCGCTGCGGGACTCGTATTTTGCGAGTGGCTAGCCGTAAGACTCATATTTACTGATGGGTATGCGGGAAACGTCTTGGAATACGAAATTGACGAGGACAGGTTGTTGTTTTGCGTTAAAGGTAAGTTAACTTGATTTAAAGAGTTCTGGTAATACGAGCTGCTTCCTAGGTTCACCGAGGCGGAAAACCTCGAATTTGGGCTTGCCTTGGTGTCCTGAGAGTGGGAAATCTGAATATTCCAGACTTTGCTATTGCTGTAGTCGTCAAATCCTTTCTGGCTTGTCACCAAGTTTTCGTATCTAAAGTTTACATTACCTCGATACCTATAGCGTTTGGTGTATACACTTTGTGTTCTAAAACCATAACTTCCGTTAGTGTAAAAATCCCCCGTAAGGGTAATATCCGCATAATCGGAAAAGGGAACATAATATCCTCCGTTCTGTAAAAAGTACCCTCTATCCGGGTCATTACCAAAGGTAGGCATCATTACACCAGCGGAGCGCCCTACTGTTAAAGGAAAGTAGGCAAAGGGCAACGCAATAGGCGTAGGGACGTCTGCAATATACAAGTTGCTAAAACCTGCAATAACCTTCTTTTTGGGCACAAATTTCGCTTTTCTAATACGGATGTAATAATCAGGGTTTATGGTGTCCGCAGAGGTTGTTAGTTTTCCTTCATGTAAGAAATATACAGAATCGTTCTCTTTTTTAGTGATTTCGGCATATACTTTCATTGCATCACTTCCCAATTGGCCTAAACCAGCTTGTTGTTCGGTCCTGGAATTCCAAATAAGTGCTTTTTGAGTATCAAAATTAAAACGAATACTATCTGGTCTTACCTCATTGTCCCCTTGTTTAAAATAGGGGAGCTGCGTGTAATTGCCTAAAGAATCTTTAATTCTACCCGCATAAACTTCATTTTTAATATAGTCCATTATAATGATGCCGGCCTTTAATTCGGTATCCTGGTAATAGATTTCAGCTTCGTTGTAGAGGTATATTTTTTGGTCTTTTTGGCTAAGCCTAACATGGTCTTTGGCCTTGTATTTAATTTTATCGAGCAAAAGG from Zobellia alginiliquefaciens includes:
- a CDS encoding putative LPS assembly protein LptD, which codes for MQSNKHLFLLLALLFVGTFYSVAQEDGIIPLPIKAEKDTIIAPLFPDPAKKDSISGDSTALKRNNGKEPLLLDKIKYKAKDHVRLSQKDQKIYLYNEAEIYYQDTELKAGIIIMDYIKNEVYAGRIKDSLGNYTQLPYFKQGDNEVRPDSIRFNFDTQKALIWNSRTEQQAGLGQLGSDAMKVYAEITKKENDSVYFLHEGKLTTSADTINPDYYIRIRKAKFVPKKKVIAGFSNLYIADVPTPIALPFAYFPLTVGRSAGVMMPTFGNDPDRGYFLQNGGYYVPFSDYADITLTGDFYTNGSYGFRTQSVYTKRYRYRGNVNFRYENLVTSQKGFDDYSNSKVWNIQISHSQDTKASPNSRFSASVNLGSSSYYQNSLNQVNLPLTQNNNLSSSISYSKTFPAYPSVNMSLTASHSQNTSPAARADPDLDNIQMTLPTFQASMERIFPFAKKDGIKKGVIQNINFQYDVNARNSLTTNDADFLKAAMFDNALVGAKHRIPISTNFKVAKFFSVTMGGSYEDVWALETYTQRYELGEDGATGSVVRDTISGFDRYNKYNMSASIGTTVYGTFNFGEDKKIQALRHVMRPSLSYGYAPSFDQFYDEYLNNDTGEIVQYSRFEGTLNGAPSLGKSNSLSFSLANTLEAKVRDKDSTATEPKKVPILSNFNISTGYNFESDSLRLSPLRINGGTNILDNKMSINFSAGLDPYAIDNNGSRIEKFNIDNGGSLFRLTQANINVGYSIDSETFGKRKEDEEEQEEETGAYDYVAQSGGRDDDLFGRADNFDDRRGLDDYDKDKDEDIENPRYATKIPWNFRLAYSASYFNSARQNEFSSHSLMFSGDIELSPRWKVGGSSGYDFKNKGFTLTQLRFERDLKSFRMNFNWTPFGQYSRWYFFIGIKSSILSDLKWENRSQN